From Polyodon spathula isolate WHYD16114869_AA chromosome 24, ASM1765450v1, whole genome shotgun sequence, one genomic window encodes:
- the LOC121299225 gene encoding cell cycle progression protein 1-like isoform X2 — MSASSSDTESSCGWTIISNEGSDIETLGPENGGADSIADPTEVPMILEDDQLSHALEQGESFEESTLEATPTEETLERPEVAEEKALHEQVVFGSSSDHSDIVTLEPPQVEELGVWEERESAVQEPESNEDLGSSSSSQYTFSAPEPLLPSKSKAFDSSSDEASEHSSPAVRKRRLRKATASTSEAEEVPTVERPGEPEQQAPRRRGQVSGTLNKCVLLALVIAISMGLGHFYGTVQIQERHKIVEKIREHELNDVKDDLYQCQKEQDAIAESKEIVKQLSEDLDEKRDMVLSLTGIMDKITQENQKLRMKQAELQSQNEDLTEELKKNMEERSSIESQQKTLFSENQNLKNSLQREEESLASLQEELRNLRAQMRSLKEKGVGTESIITENQKLKDHLEEETQRIRSFLSQKETLMAEAQMLRRELDKERRVTDKLKEHLDQLSQTSEDTGETDPETEGLQTRLAELEKKLNFEQQRSDLWERLYVETREEKGKEEMPKSKKSKDGVFASVKDKFDAVKNSTKEFVHHHKEQIKKAKEAVKENLKKFSDSVKSTFKHFKDSATRMFNKNRDRKMHERRYQERKDAKSAQQQHRGDPRDHDADKIKASWQFKQQRPIHTHPRTSTTHNYQENDEQQHSQYRSPKGCSSVFDCANQESMSLFNKALNPIKAEEFNQLMQRYLKQEVDHFHHWRELQNFMNRFFHNGVFIHDQMLFTDFVSGVEDYLEDMEEYQEGNDEVFDDLDEYVYKHFFGDTYSKQHAPSKPFEGPCFINAEYKPPKHDQRPPSHQQKERKWKKPERTTGRHVANVKIELGPLPFDPKY; from the exons AGAGCTTTGAAGAGTCCACTCTTGAAGCCACCCCAACAGAAGAGACTTTAGAACGGCCTGAG GTAGCCGAAGAGAAGGCACTACATGAGCAGGTTGTGTTCGGGTCTTCAAGTGACCATTCTGACATTGTGACACTCGAGCCTCCGCAGGTGGAGGAGCTTGGTGTCTGGGAGGAAAGGGAGAGTGCTGTGCAGGAGCCTGAGAGCAACGAAGACCTTGGCTCCTCCTCCAGCAGTCAGTACACGTTCAGTGCTCCTGAACCTC TCCTTCCTTCCAAGTCCAAGGCATTTGATTCTAGCAGTGATGAGGCAAGTGAACACTCCAGTCCTGCTGTGCGAAAACGGCGCCTGAGAAAAGCAACCGCTTCAACTTCTGAGGCTGAGGAGGTTCCAACTGTGGAGCGGCCGGGAGAGCCGGAGCAGCAGGCACCCCGGAGACGGGGCCAGGTCAGCGGCACCCTCAACAAGTGCGTCTTACTGGCACTGGTTATTGCCATCAGCATGGGATTGGGACATTTCTATG gtacAGTGCAGATTCAAGAAAGACACAAGATAGTTGAGAAAATCCGTGAACACGAATTGAACGATGTGAAGGATGATCTGTATCAGTGCCAGAAAGAGCAGGATGCCATTGCAGAAAGCAAG GAAATTGTTAAGCAGCTGTCAGAAGACCTAGATGAAAAACGAGACATGGTGCTGTCCCTGACAGGGATAATGGATAAAATAACGCAAGAGAACCAGAAGCTCAGAATGAAACAAGCTGAGCTACAG TCCCAAAATGAAGATCTTacagaagaattaaaaaaaaacatggaagaaAGGAGTTCCATTGAATCTCAGCAGAAAACCCTTTTCTCGGAGAACCAGAATTTGAAAAATTCTCTGCAACGGGAAGAAGAATCTCTGGCCTCATTGCAGGAAGAGCTGAGAAACCTCCGGGCGCAGATGAGGAGTTTAAAGGAGAAGGGAGTCGGCACTGAATCCATCATTACAGAGAATCAGAAACTCAAGGATCACCTGGAGGAAGAGACACAGCGGATCCGCAGCTTCCTGAGCCAGAAGGAAACCCTGATGGCAGAAGCTCAGATGCTCAGGAGAGAGCTGGATAAAGAACGAAGAGTGACCGACAAGCTGAAAGAGCACTTAGACCAACTGAGCCAGACTTCAGAAGATACAGGGGAAACTGACCCAGAAACAGAGGGGTTGCAGACAAGGCTGGCAGAGCTGGAAAAGAAACTGAATTTTGAGCAGCAGCGCTCTGATCTGTGGGAAAGGCTGTATGTCGAAACCAGGGAAGAAAAAGGTAAAGAGGAAATGCCTAAATCGAAGAAATCCAAGGATGGTGTGTTTGCTTCGGTTAAGGACAAGTTTGATGCCGTGAAAAACTCCACAAAGGAGTTTGTGCATCACCATAAAGAGCagataaaaaaagcaaaagaagctGTTAAAGAGAATTTGAAAAAATTCTCTGATTCAGTGAAGTCCACATTCAAGCACTTCAAGGACTCTGCCACACGCATGTTTAACAAAAACCGCGACAGGAAGATGCATGAAAGGAGATATCAGGAAAGAAAAGATGCAAAGTCTGcccagcagcagcacagaggtgATCCTAGAGACCATGATGCTGACAAAATCAAAGCATCCTGGCAGTTCAAACAACAAAGACCAATTCATACACATCCAAGAACATCCACAACACACAACTATCAGGAGAATGATGAACAACAACATTCACAATATAGGAGTCCAAAGGGATGCTCCAGTGTATTTGATTGTGCAAACCAGGAGTCCATGAGTTTATTCAACAAAGCTCTGAATCCCATTAAAGCAGAGGAATTCAATCAACTAATGCAGAGGTACTTGAAGCAGGAGGTAGACCATTTCCACCACTGGAGAGAGTTACAGAATTTTATGAATAGGTTCTTCCACAATGGTGTCTTTATACATGACCAGATGCTATTCACTGACTTTGTTAGTGGTGTTGAGGATTATCTAGAGGATATGGAAGAGTACCAAGAAGGTAATGATGAAGTTTTTGATGATCTGGATGAATATGTATACAAACACTTCTTTGGAGATACCTATTCAAAGCAGCATGCCCCAAG TAAACCCTTTGAAGGGCCATGTTTCATAAATGCAGAATACAAACCTCCCAAACATGACCAGCGGCCTCCTTCTCACCAGCAGAAAGAAAGGAAATGGAAAAAGCCGGAGCGTACCACTGGAAGACATGTAGCTAATGTCAAAATAGAGCTGGGTCCACTGCCGTTCGATCCAAAATATTGA
- the LOC121299225 gene encoding cell cycle progression protein 1-like isoform X3, whose product MSASSSDTESSCGWTIISNEGSDIETLGPENGGADSIADPTEVPMILEDDQLSHALEQGAESFEESTLEATPTEETLERPEVAEEKALHEQVVFGSSSDHSDIVTLEPPQVEELGVWEERESAVQEPESNEDLGSSSSSQYTFSAPEPLLPSKSKAFDSSSDEASEHSSPAVRKRRLRKATASTSEAEEVPTVERPGEPEQQAPRRRGQVSGTLNKCVLLALVIAISMGLGHFYVQIQERHKIVEKIREHELNDVKDDLYQCQKEQDAIAESKEIVKQLSEDLDEKRDMVLSLTGIMDKITQENQKLRMKQAELQSQNEDLTEELKKNMEERSSIESQQKTLFSENQNLKNSLQREEESLASLQEELRNLRAQMRSLKEKGVGTESIITENQKLKDHLEEETQRIRSFLSQKETLMAEAQMLRRELDKERRVTDKLKEHLDQLSQTSEDTGETDPETEGLQTRLAELEKKLNFEQQRSDLWERLYVETREEKGKEEMPKSKKSKDGVFASVKDKFDAVKNSTKEFVHHHKEQIKKAKEAVKENLKKFSDSVKSTFKHFKDSATRMFNKNRDRKMHERRYQERKDAKSAQQQHRGDPRDHDADKIKASWQFKQQRPIHTHPRTSTTHNYQENDEQQHSQYRSPKGCSSVFDCANQESMSLFNKALNPIKAEEFNQLMQRYLKQEVDHFHHWRELQNFMNRFFHNGVFIHDQMLFTDFVSGVEDYLEDMEEYQEGNDEVFDDLDEYVYKHFFGDTYSKQHAPSKPFEGPCFINAEYKPPKHDQRPPSHQQKERKWKKPERTTGRHVANVKIELGPLPFDPKY is encoded by the exons cagAGAGCTTTGAAGAGTCCACTCTTGAAGCCACCCCAACAGAAGAGACTTTAGAACGGCCTGAG GTAGCCGAAGAGAAGGCACTACATGAGCAGGTTGTGTTCGGGTCTTCAAGTGACCATTCTGACATTGTGACACTCGAGCCTCCGCAGGTGGAGGAGCTTGGTGTCTGGGAGGAAAGGGAGAGTGCTGTGCAGGAGCCTGAGAGCAACGAAGACCTTGGCTCCTCCTCCAGCAGTCAGTACACGTTCAGTGCTCCTGAACCTC TCCTTCCTTCCAAGTCCAAGGCATTTGATTCTAGCAGTGATGAGGCAAGTGAACACTCCAGTCCTGCTGTGCGAAAACGGCGCCTGAGAAAAGCAACCGCTTCAACTTCTGAGGCTGAGGAGGTTCCAACTGTGGAGCGGCCGGGAGAGCCGGAGCAGCAGGCACCCCGGAGACGGGGCCAGGTCAGCGGCACCCTCAACAAGTGCGTCTTACTGGCACTGGTTATTGCCATCAGCATGGGATTGGGACATTTCTATG TGCAGATTCAAGAAAGACACAAGATAGTTGAGAAAATCCGTGAACACGAATTGAACGATGTGAAGGATGATCTGTATCAGTGCCAGAAAGAGCAGGATGCCATTGCAGAAAGCAAG GAAATTGTTAAGCAGCTGTCAGAAGACCTAGATGAAAAACGAGACATGGTGCTGTCCCTGACAGGGATAATGGATAAAATAACGCAAGAGAACCAGAAGCTCAGAATGAAACAAGCTGAGCTACAG TCCCAAAATGAAGATCTTacagaagaattaaaaaaaaacatggaagaaAGGAGTTCCATTGAATCTCAGCAGAAAACCCTTTTCTCGGAGAACCAGAATTTGAAAAATTCTCTGCAACGGGAAGAAGAATCTCTGGCCTCATTGCAGGAAGAGCTGAGAAACCTCCGGGCGCAGATGAGGAGTTTAAAGGAGAAGGGAGTCGGCACTGAATCCATCATTACAGAGAATCAGAAACTCAAGGATCACCTGGAGGAAGAGACACAGCGGATCCGCAGCTTCCTGAGCCAGAAGGAAACCCTGATGGCAGAAGCTCAGATGCTCAGGAGAGAGCTGGATAAAGAACGAAGAGTGACCGACAAGCTGAAAGAGCACTTAGACCAACTGAGCCAGACTTCAGAAGATACAGGGGAAACTGACCCAGAAACAGAGGGGTTGCAGACAAGGCTGGCAGAGCTGGAAAAGAAACTGAATTTTGAGCAGCAGCGCTCTGATCTGTGGGAAAGGCTGTATGTCGAAACCAGGGAAGAAAAAGGTAAAGAGGAAATGCCTAAATCGAAGAAATCCAAGGATGGTGTGTTTGCTTCGGTTAAGGACAAGTTTGATGCCGTGAAAAACTCCACAAAGGAGTTTGTGCATCACCATAAAGAGCagataaaaaaagcaaaagaagctGTTAAAGAGAATTTGAAAAAATTCTCTGATTCAGTGAAGTCCACATTCAAGCACTTCAAGGACTCTGCCACACGCATGTTTAACAAAAACCGCGACAGGAAGATGCATGAAAGGAGATATCAGGAAAGAAAAGATGCAAAGTCTGcccagcagcagcacagaggtgATCCTAGAGACCATGATGCTGACAAAATCAAAGCATCCTGGCAGTTCAAACAACAAAGACCAATTCATACACATCCAAGAACATCCACAACACACAACTATCAGGAGAATGATGAACAACAACATTCACAATATAGGAGTCCAAAGGGATGCTCCAGTGTATTTGATTGTGCAAACCAGGAGTCCATGAGTTTATTCAACAAAGCTCTGAATCCCATTAAAGCAGAGGAATTCAATCAACTAATGCAGAGGTACTTGAAGCAGGAGGTAGACCATTTCCACCACTGGAGAGAGTTACAGAATTTTATGAATAGGTTCTTCCACAATGGTGTCTTTATACATGACCAGATGCTATTCACTGACTTTGTTAGTGGTGTTGAGGATTATCTAGAGGATATGGAAGAGTACCAAGAAGGTAATGATGAAGTTTTTGATGATCTGGATGAATATGTATACAAACACTTCTTTGGAGATACCTATTCAAAGCAGCATGCCCCAAG TAAACCCTTTGAAGGGCCATGTTTCATAAATGCAGAATACAAACCTCCCAAACATGACCAGCGGCCTCCTTCTCACCAGCAGAAAGAAAGGAAATGGAAAAAGCCGGAGCGTACCACTGGAAGACATGTAGCTAATGTCAAAATAGAGCTGGGTCCACTGCCGTTCGATCCAAAATATTGA
- the LOC121299225 gene encoding cell cycle progression protein 1-like isoform X4 gives MSASSSDTESSCGWTIISNEGSDIETLGPENGGADSIADPTEVPMILEDDQLSHALEQGAESFEESTLEATPTEETLERPEVAEEKALHEQVVFGSSSDHSDIVTLEPPQVEELGVWEERESAVQEPESNEDLGSSSSSQYTFSAPEPLLPSKSKAFDSSSDEASEHSSPAVRKRRLRKATASTSEAEEVPTVERPGEPEQQAPRRRGQVSGTLNKCVLLALVIAISMGLGHFYGTVQIQERHKIVEKIREHELNDVKDDLYQCQKEQDAIAESKSQNEDLTEELKKNMEERSSIESQQKTLFSENQNLKNSLQREEESLASLQEELRNLRAQMRSLKEKGVGTESIITENQKLKDHLEEETQRIRSFLSQKETLMAEAQMLRRELDKERRVTDKLKEHLDQLSQTSEDTGETDPETEGLQTRLAELEKKLNFEQQRSDLWERLYVETREEKGKEEMPKSKKSKDGVFASVKDKFDAVKNSTKEFVHHHKEQIKKAKEAVKENLKKFSDSVKSTFKHFKDSATRMFNKNRDRKMHERRYQERKDAKSAQQQHRGDPRDHDADKIKASWQFKQQRPIHTHPRTSTTHNYQENDEQQHSQYRSPKGCSSVFDCANQESMSLFNKALNPIKAEEFNQLMQRYLKQEVDHFHHWRELQNFMNRFFHNGVFIHDQMLFTDFVSGVEDYLEDMEEYQEGNDEVFDDLDEYVYKHFFGDTYSKQHAPSKPFEGPCFINAEYKPPKHDQRPPSHQQKERKWKKPERTTGRHVANVKIELGPLPFDPKY, from the exons cagAGAGCTTTGAAGAGTCCACTCTTGAAGCCACCCCAACAGAAGAGACTTTAGAACGGCCTGAG GTAGCCGAAGAGAAGGCACTACATGAGCAGGTTGTGTTCGGGTCTTCAAGTGACCATTCTGACATTGTGACACTCGAGCCTCCGCAGGTGGAGGAGCTTGGTGTCTGGGAGGAAAGGGAGAGTGCTGTGCAGGAGCCTGAGAGCAACGAAGACCTTGGCTCCTCCTCCAGCAGTCAGTACACGTTCAGTGCTCCTGAACCTC TCCTTCCTTCCAAGTCCAAGGCATTTGATTCTAGCAGTGATGAGGCAAGTGAACACTCCAGTCCTGCTGTGCGAAAACGGCGCCTGAGAAAAGCAACCGCTTCAACTTCTGAGGCTGAGGAGGTTCCAACTGTGGAGCGGCCGGGAGAGCCGGAGCAGCAGGCACCCCGGAGACGGGGCCAGGTCAGCGGCACCCTCAACAAGTGCGTCTTACTGGCACTGGTTATTGCCATCAGCATGGGATTGGGACATTTCTATG gtacAGTGCAGATTCAAGAAAGACACAAGATAGTTGAGAAAATCCGTGAACACGAATTGAACGATGTGAAGGATGATCTGTATCAGTGCCAGAAAGAGCAGGATGCCATTGCAGAAAGCAAG TCCCAAAATGAAGATCTTacagaagaattaaaaaaaaacatggaagaaAGGAGTTCCATTGAATCTCAGCAGAAAACCCTTTTCTCGGAGAACCAGAATTTGAAAAATTCTCTGCAACGGGAAGAAGAATCTCTGGCCTCATTGCAGGAAGAGCTGAGAAACCTCCGGGCGCAGATGAGGAGTTTAAAGGAGAAGGGAGTCGGCACTGAATCCATCATTACAGAGAATCAGAAACTCAAGGATCACCTGGAGGAAGAGACACAGCGGATCCGCAGCTTCCTGAGCCAGAAGGAAACCCTGATGGCAGAAGCTCAGATGCTCAGGAGAGAGCTGGATAAAGAACGAAGAGTGACCGACAAGCTGAAAGAGCACTTAGACCAACTGAGCCAGACTTCAGAAGATACAGGGGAAACTGACCCAGAAACAGAGGGGTTGCAGACAAGGCTGGCAGAGCTGGAAAAGAAACTGAATTTTGAGCAGCAGCGCTCTGATCTGTGGGAAAGGCTGTATGTCGAAACCAGGGAAGAAAAAGGTAAAGAGGAAATGCCTAAATCGAAGAAATCCAAGGATGGTGTGTTTGCTTCGGTTAAGGACAAGTTTGATGCCGTGAAAAACTCCACAAAGGAGTTTGTGCATCACCATAAAGAGCagataaaaaaagcaaaagaagctGTTAAAGAGAATTTGAAAAAATTCTCTGATTCAGTGAAGTCCACATTCAAGCACTTCAAGGACTCTGCCACACGCATGTTTAACAAAAACCGCGACAGGAAGATGCATGAAAGGAGATATCAGGAAAGAAAAGATGCAAAGTCTGcccagcagcagcacagaggtgATCCTAGAGACCATGATGCTGACAAAATCAAAGCATCCTGGCAGTTCAAACAACAAAGACCAATTCATACACATCCAAGAACATCCACAACACACAACTATCAGGAGAATGATGAACAACAACATTCACAATATAGGAGTCCAAAGGGATGCTCCAGTGTATTTGATTGTGCAAACCAGGAGTCCATGAGTTTATTCAACAAAGCTCTGAATCCCATTAAAGCAGAGGAATTCAATCAACTAATGCAGAGGTACTTGAAGCAGGAGGTAGACCATTTCCACCACTGGAGAGAGTTACAGAATTTTATGAATAGGTTCTTCCACAATGGTGTCTTTATACATGACCAGATGCTATTCACTGACTTTGTTAGTGGTGTTGAGGATTATCTAGAGGATATGGAAGAGTACCAAGAAGGTAATGATGAAGTTTTTGATGATCTGGATGAATATGTATACAAACACTTCTTTGGAGATACCTATTCAAAGCAGCATGCCCCAAG TAAACCCTTTGAAGGGCCATGTTTCATAAATGCAGAATACAAACCTCCCAAACATGACCAGCGGCCTCCTTCTCACCAGCAGAAAGAAAGGAAATGGAAAAAGCCGGAGCGTACCACTGGAAGACATGTAGCTAATGTCAAAATAGAGCTGGGTCCACTGCCGTTCGATCCAAAATATTGA
- the LOC121299225 gene encoding cell cycle progression protein 1-like isoform X1 has translation MSASSSDTESSCGWTIISNEGSDIETLGPENGGADSIADPTEVPMILEDDQLSHALEQGAESFEESTLEATPTEETLERPEVAEEKALHEQVVFGSSSDHSDIVTLEPPQVEELGVWEERESAVQEPESNEDLGSSSSSQYTFSAPEPLLPSKSKAFDSSSDEASEHSSPAVRKRRLRKATASTSEAEEVPTVERPGEPEQQAPRRRGQVSGTLNKCVLLALVIAISMGLGHFYGTVQIQERHKIVEKIREHELNDVKDDLYQCQKEQDAIAESKEIVKQLSEDLDEKRDMVLSLTGIMDKITQENQKLRMKQAELQSQNEDLTEELKKNMEERSSIESQQKTLFSENQNLKNSLQREEESLASLQEELRNLRAQMRSLKEKGVGTESIITENQKLKDHLEEETQRIRSFLSQKETLMAEAQMLRRELDKERRVTDKLKEHLDQLSQTSEDTGETDPETEGLQTRLAELEKKLNFEQQRSDLWERLYVETREEKGKEEMPKSKKSKDGVFASVKDKFDAVKNSTKEFVHHHKEQIKKAKEAVKENLKKFSDSVKSTFKHFKDSATRMFNKNRDRKMHERRYQERKDAKSAQQQHRGDPRDHDADKIKASWQFKQQRPIHTHPRTSTTHNYQENDEQQHSQYRSPKGCSSVFDCANQESMSLFNKALNPIKAEEFNQLMQRYLKQEVDHFHHWRELQNFMNRFFHNGVFIHDQMLFTDFVSGVEDYLEDMEEYQEGNDEVFDDLDEYVYKHFFGDTYSKQHAPSKPFEGPCFINAEYKPPKHDQRPPSHQQKERKWKKPERTTGRHVANVKIELGPLPFDPKY, from the exons cagAGAGCTTTGAAGAGTCCACTCTTGAAGCCACCCCAACAGAAGAGACTTTAGAACGGCCTGAG GTAGCCGAAGAGAAGGCACTACATGAGCAGGTTGTGTTCGGGTCTTCAAGTGACCATTCTGACATTGTGACACTCGAGCCTCCGCAGGTGGAGGAGCTTGGTGTCTGGGAGGAAAGGGAGAGTGCTGTGCAGGAGCCTGAGAGCAACGAAGACCTTGGCTCCTCCTCCAGCAGTCAGTACACGTTCAGTGCTCCTGAACCTC TCCTTCCTTCCAAGTCCAAGGCATTTGATTCTAGCAGTGATGAGGCAAGTGAACACTCCAGTCCTGCTGTGCGAAAACGGCGCCTGAGAAAAGCAACCGCTTCAACTTCTGAGGCTGAGGAGGTTCCAACTGTGGAGCGGCCGGGAGAGCCGGAGCAGCAGGCACCCCGGAGACGGGGCCAGGTCAGCGGCACCCTCAACAAGTGCGTCTTACTGGCACTGGTTATTGCCATCAGCATGGGATTGGGACATTTCTATG gtacAGTGCAGATTCAAGAAAGACACAAGATAGTTGAGAAAATCCGTGAACACGAATTGAACGATGTGAAGGATGATCTGTATCAGTGCCAGAAAGAGCAGGATGCCATTGCAGAAAGCAAG GAAATTGTTAAGCAGCTGTCAGAAGACCTAGATGAAAAACGAGACATGGTGCTGTCCCTGACAGGGATAATGGATAAAATAACGCAAGAGAACCAGAAGCTCAGAATGAAACAAGCTGAGCTACAG TCCCAAAATGAAGATCTTacagaagaattaaaaaaaaacatggaagaaAGGAGTTCCATTGAATCTCAGCAGAAAACCCTTTTCTCGGAGAACCAGAATTTGAAAAATTCTCTGCAACGGGAAGAAGAATCTCTGGCCTCATTGCAGGAAGAGCTGAGAAACCTCCGGGCGCAGATGAGGAGTTTAAAGGAGAAGGGAGTCGGCACTGAATCCATCATTACAGAGAATCAGAAACTCAAGGATCACCTGGAGGAAGAGACACAGCGGATCCGCAGCTTCCTGAGCCAGAAGGAAACCCTGATGGCAGAAGCTCAGATGCTCAGGAGAGAGCTGGATAAAGAACGAAGAGTGACCGACAAGCTGAAAGAGCACTTAGACCAACTGAGCCAGACTTCAGAAGATACAGGGGAAACTGACCCAGAAACAGAGGGGTTGCAGACAAGGCTGGCAGAGCTGGAAAAGAAACTGAATTTTGAGCAGCAGCGCTCTGATCTGTGGGAAAGGCTGTATGTCGAAACCAGGGAAGAAAAAGGTAAAGAGGAAATGCCTAAATCGAAGAAATCCAAGGATGGTGTGTTTGCTTCGGTTAAGGACAAGTTTGATGCCGTGAAAAACTCCACAAAGGAGTTTGTGCATCACCATAAAGAGCagataaaaaaagcaaaagaagctGTTAAAGAGAATTTGAAAAAATTCTCTGATTCAGTGAAGTCCACATTCAAGCACTTCAAGGACTCTGCCACACGCATGTTTAACAAAAACCGCGACAGGAAGATGCATGAAAGGAGATATCAGGAAAGAAAAGATGCAAAGTCTGcccagcagcagcacagaggtgATCCTAGAGACCATGATGCTGACAAAATCAAAGCATCCTGGCAGTTCAAACAACAAAGACCAATTCATACACATCCAAGAACATCCACAACACACAACTATCAGGAGAATGATGAACAACAACATTCACAATATAGGAGTCCAAAGGGATGCTCCAGTGTATTTGATTGTGCAAACCAGGAGTCCATGAGTTTATTCAACAAAGCTCTGAATCCCATTAAAGCAGAGGAATTCAATCAACTAATGCAGAGGTACTTGAAGCAGGAGGTAGACCATTTCCACCACTGGAGAGAGTTACAGAATTTTATGAATAGGTTCTTCCACAATGGTGTCTTTATACATGACCAGATGCTATTCACTGACTTTGTTAGTGGTGTTGAGGATTATCTAGAGGATATGGAAGAGTACCAAGAAGGTAATGATGAAGTTTTTGATGATCTGGATGAATATGTATACAAACACTTCTTTGGAGATACCTATTCAAAGCAGCATGCCCCAAG TAAACCCTTTGAAGGGCCATGTTTCATAAATGCAGAATACAAACCTCCCAAACATGACCAGCGGCCTCCTTCTCACCAGCAGAAAGAAAGGAAATGGAAAAAGCCGGAGCGTACCACTGGAAGACATGTAGCTAATGTCAAAATAGAGCTGGGTCCACTGCCGTTCGATCCAAAATATTGA